In Cerasicoccus sp. TK19100, the following proteins share a genomic window:
- the ilvN gene encoding acetolactate synthase small subunit gives MRHTISALVENKFGVLARVAGMFSGRGFNIDTLNVGPTHDPKYSRITITLRAEEHALDMAIKQLDRLINVIDITHFGHRNAFVARELVMLKVKADRETRSEIIEVCDIFRAKVIDVTPVAIIIECTGNENKIRAFLELITPFGILELARTGNVALLRGHDGEETDED, from the coding sequence ATGCGACACACGATCTCAGCACTAGTCGAAAATAAATTCGGAGTTCTTGCGCGGGTTGCTGGCATGTTCAGCGGCCGCGGGTTTAACATTGATACCCTCAATGTCGGCCCGACGCACGACCCGAAATATTCTCGTATTACGATCACCCTGCGGGCCGAGGAACATGCGTTGGACATGGCGATCAAGCAGCTCGACCGCTTGATCAATGTCATCGACATCACGCATTTCGGCCACCGCAACGCATTTGTCGCGCGTGAGCTTGTCATGCTCAAGGTCAAGGCCGACCGCGAGACGCGCTCCGAGATCATCGAAGTGTGCGACATTTTCCGCGCCAAGGTCATCGACGTCACCCCGGTGGCGATCATCATCGAGTGCACTGGCAACGAGAACAAGATCCGCGCGTTCCTGGAGCTGATCACGCCGTTTGGCATCCTGGAACTGGCCCGCACTGGCAACGTAGCCCTGCTGC